A window from Vulcanimicrobium alpinum encodes these proteins:
- the infA gene encoding translation initiation factor IF-1, protein MTPVQKEDTLSLVGRVVETFPSSTFKVELENGHTILASLAGRLRRFRIRITPGDDVDVELSPYDLTRGRITYRRQGRNA, encoded by the coding sequence CTGACCCCCGTCCAAAAAGAAGACACTCTGAGCCTGGTCGGCCGCGTCGTCGAGACGTTCCCCAGTTCGACGTTCAAAGTCGAATTGGAAAACGGTCACACGATCCTGGCGAGTCTGGCCGGTCGCCTGCGGCGATTCCGCATCCGCATCACGCCCGGTGACGACGTCGACGTCGAGCTCTCGCCGTACGATCTCACCCGCGGCCGCATCACCTATCGCCGTCAGGGCCGTAACGCCTAA
- a CDS encoding zinc-ribbon domain containing protein: MYTDEQLNCTDCNAPFTFSAGEQEFFAAKGFTNKPNRCPDCRAARKSQRAGSGGGGGGSSYSGGGYGGSRPAREMFQATCSGCGKVAEVPFQPRGDKPVYCRDCFSQRQSYR, from the coding sequence ATGTACACTGACGAACAGCTGAATTGCACCGACTGCAATGCCCCCTTCACCTTCTCGGCCGGAGAACAAGAGTTCTTTGCTGCGAAGGGCTTCACGAACAAGCCCAACCGTTGCCCCGACTGCCGCGCCGCTCGCAAGAGCCAGCGCGCCGGATCCGGCGGCGGCGGAGGCGGCTCGTCCTACTCGGGCGGCGGATACGGCGGCAGCCGTCCGGCGCGTGAGATGTTCCAGGCGACCTGCAGCGGCTGCGGCAAAGTTGCCGAAGTGCCGTTCCAGCCGCGGGGCGACAAGCCGGTCTACTGCCGCGACTGCTTCTCGCAGCGCCAGTCCTACCGCTAA